From the Kogia breviceps isolate mKogBre1 chromosome 3, mKogBre1 haplotype 1, whole genome shotgun sequence genome, one window contains:
- the PSMC1 gene encoding 26S proteasome regulatory subunit 4, which translates to MGQSQSGGHGPGGGKKDDKDKKKKYEPPVPTRVGKKKKKTKGPDAASKLPLVTPHTQCRLKLLKLERIKDYLLMEEEFIRNQEQMKPLEEKQEEERSKVDDLRGTPMSVGTLEEIIDDNHAIVSTSVGSEHYVSILSFVDKDLLEPGCSVLLNHKVHAVIGVLMDDTDPLVTVMKVEKAPQETYADIGGLDNQIQEIKESVELPLTHPEYYEEMGIKPPKGVILYGPPGTGKTLLAKAVANQTSATFLRVVGSELIQKYLGDGPKLVRELFRVAEEHAPSIVFIDEIDAIGTKRYDSNSGGEREIQRTMLELLNQLDGFDSRGDVKVIMATNRIETLDPALIRPGRIDRKIEFPLPDEKTKKRIFQIHTSRMTLADDVTLDDLIMAKDDLSGADIKAICTEAGLMALRERRMKVTNEDFKKSKENVLYKKQEGTPEGLYL; encoded by the exons ATG ggtCAGAGTCAGAGTGGTGGTCATGGTCCTGGAGGTGGAAAGAAGGAtgacaag gacaagaaaaagaaatatgaaccTCCTGTACCAACTAGAGtggggaaaaagaagaagaaaacaaagggaccAGATGCTGCCAGCAAACTGCCCCTGG tGACACCTCACACTCAGTGCCGGTTAAAATTACTGAAGTTAGAGAGAATTAAAGACTATCTTCTCATGGAGGAAGAATTCATTAGAAATCAGGAACAAATGAAGCCTTTAGAAGAAAAGCAAGAG GAGGAAAGATCAAAGGTGGATGATCTGAGGGGGACCCCAATGTCGGTAGGAACCTTGGAGGAGATCATTGATGACAATCATGCCATCGTGTCTACGTCTGTGGGCTCAGAACACTACgtcagcattctttcatttgtagACAAGGATCTGCTGGAACCAGGCTGCTCGGTCCTGCTCAACCACAAG GTGCATGCTGTGATAGGGGTACTGATGGATGACACGGATCCCTTGGTCACAGTGATGAAGGTGGAAAAGGCCCCCCAGGAGACATATGCTGATATTGGGGGGTTAGACAACCAAATCCAGGAAATTAAG GAATCTGTGGAGCTTCCACTCACTCATCCTGAATATTATGAAGAGATGGGTATAAAGCCCCCTAAGGGGGTCATTCTGTATGGTCCACCTGGCACAG GTAAAACCTTACTAGCCAAAGCGGTAGCAAACCAAACCTCGGCCACTTTCTTGAGAGTGGTTGGCTCTGAACTTATTCAGAAGTACCTAGGCGATGGGCCCAAACTTGTTCGGGAACTGTTTCGAGTTGCTGAAGAACATGCACCGTCCATCGTGTTTATTGATGAAATTGATGCTATTGGGACGAAAAG GTATGACTCAAATTCCGGTGGTGAGAGAGAAATTCAGCGAACAATGTTGGAACTGTTGAACCAGTTGGATGGGTTTGATTCAAGGGGAGATGTGAAAGTCATCATGGCCACAAACCGGATAGAGACTTTGGACCCAGCACTTATCAGACCAG GCCGCATCGACAGGAAGATCGAGTTCCCCTTGCCCgatgaaaagacaaagaagcGCATCTTTCAGATCCACACGAGCAGGATGACACTAGCAGACGACGTAACCCTGGATGACTTGATCATGGCTAAAGATGACCTCTCTGGTGCCGACATCAAG